The DNA region TTTAATGGAATGAATACCAATAGTAAATTGGTTGTAGGGCAAGAAATCAAAATACCGCCAGCGGGTGTACATATTGTAGCAAGCGAATCCAATGCTGTAGAAACAAGTTCTGCAGAAAAAGTTGCGAATACTGCAGCCTCAGATCCAAATGCAGGTAAAACGCATACTGTTATTGCTGGTGAGTCTTTATATAAAATAAGTAAAGAATCTAAAGTTTCTGTTGATAATTTAAAAAAATACAACAACCTCGCAGATAACAATATTAAGGTTGGTCAGGTATTACAATTGAGTGCAGAACCTGCAACCGTGACAGATGCTACTACTCCAACTGTATCAGACAACGCGCAGACAACAACAGAAACGACGACTCCAGTAAAAGCTAGTTCGCCAGTTAAAGAGCCCGCAGCAACTAGCTCAACTACAGACAATAATCAAAAAGTGTTATCTACGGAAACTACGCAACTAGCAGGAAATAATGGTGGTGCTTTTGGAGAAATGTTTGGAAAAGATACAGAAGGTCGTTCTTTAGAACAAGCACAAGGTTTGTCAAAGATATTTAAGTCCAAAAGTGGCTGGTCTGATCAGAAATACTATATTATGATGAATAATGTAGGTCCTGGATCAATAGTAAAAGTTACCTATAATGGTAATTCTATTTTTGCAAAAGTTTTATGGAATTTGATTGATACAAAAGAAAATAGTGGATTGAAATTTCGATTAAGTGATGCAGCTGCACAAGCACTAAATATTACATCTGATAGTTTTGATTTATCAGTTGATTATTTTGAATAATAAATAAAGGACTCTGTCATAAAAAAAGAAGACAAAATATAACAATTGTGTCTTCTTTTTTTATGGAGCCTTTTTGACATTTATTACACTGCCACAGCTGGAGAAGCGTAAGATTTGCTAGTGTCAACTAATTCCGCATCAATTATTATTTGATTTAAAATTATATTACCTTTTTCATCTAATTTTTGACCATTGTTTATTAAATCTAAAAGAATGCTGGTTGCTTTTTCTCCTTGCAAATATGGAAATTGTTCAACAGAGGCTGCAGGTTTGAATACTTTGAGATATTTTAATAATGGATTGTTTGCATAGCTGACAATGACTATATCTTTATTAATTTTTAAAGATGTAAATGCCTGAATATATTCCATTGCGTCCAAGGCTACAAAATCATTAAATGCAATAATAGCTGTAGGGCGATTTTTTTGCGATAAAATATCTTTCATCGCAATGAAAGTACCTTCTTTAGTCAAATCCGTTATTCCAAACAAAGAACCATCTGTCTTAACTCTTTTTTTAATAAAACCATCTAATACACCTTTCATTCTTTCATTAGTCGATGCCATACAATTTGGACCTTTCAGCAACGCAATATTTCTATGGTTTTTCTCCCATAAAAAATTGATAATTTCCACAGAAACTTTGTAAAGATCACTCTTCACATAATGAAAATCTGCAGTTTTGGGTACTCTGTCAAAAAAAACAACAGGAATATTCATTTTAGATAAATCATGGAAATGGTCTAAGTTTTTTGTGGTTTTTGATAAGGAAACTAAAATGCCGTCAACTCGATTTCTTTTAAAAGATTCTAAAATGGCCTTTTCTTTATCAATATCATTATGGCTTTGTCCAAAAATTACATTATAGCCTTGTTTAAATGTGACATCTTCAATCCCACTGATAGCATCTGAGAAAAATGTTTCAGATAATTCAGGTATAATTACGCCTATGGTAAACGACTTTCCTTTTTTAAATTGAATGGCGGCTAAATTTGGTGCATAATTCATCTCTTTTGCAGTCGCTTTAATACGATTTCTAGTAATTTCACCAATGCTTGGATGGTTATTCAATGCTCTAGAAACGGTGGATGTTGATACATTGAGTTTAACTGCAATTTCTTTTATTGTGGTAGTTTTTTCCATAATTAAGTATTGATAATGCACTTACAGACTATAACTTGCCTAAAAGTACTAAATATATACATTCTTATCTAGGTTATTGATTATATTATAAATTATTTAAATATGTAATATGTTGATTATATTTAATTTTATTACTACACAATCGATTGCATAAGTGCTATTCATTTCTTTTAATATTTTGATAAGGCTCTGTGAACACGATTGCGTGAATTGAATTTAATATCTGTGGTTTAAATAACTTGCACTTAGTTTAATAGTAATACAAAATATTGTATAGGTTACAATTTAATAGAAGATATTTATGATTGAAAAAGAAGTATTTAAAGATTTCGATCTACCGTTGGAATGTGAAGTTATTGCTCTAAATACTGGTTTGATAAATAATAGTTTTGTTGTAAAAGACGGTTTAAACAAAGCGTTTTTAATTCAAAAAATAAACCATCAAATATTTTCTAAACCTATTGATATTCAAAAAAATTATCTCTCAATATCTAACCATCTAAAGGAGAAAAATAGTTTTCATCTTCCTGAAATAATTTTAACCAATGACAATAAACTGATAACTAAGATTCAAGATGATTATTGGCGTTGTATGGAGTTTATTCAACATAGTTTTAGTCCCTTGATTGCTAATAATTCGGCTGAAGCATTCACTGTTGCACAATGTTTTGGAAAATATTCTGCAGATTTGTTAGATATTGATAT from Rhizosphaericola mali includes:
- a CDS encoding LacI family DNA-binding transcriptional regulator, producing MEKTTTIKEIAVKLNVSTSTVSRALNNHPSIGEITRNRIKATAKEMNYAPNLAAIQFKKGKSFTIGVIIPELSETFFSDAISGIEDVTFKQGYNVIFGQSHNDIDKEKAILESFKRNRVDGILVSLSKTTKNLDHFHDLSKMNIPVVFFDRVPKTADFHYVKSDLYKVSVEIINFLWEKNHRNIALLKGPNCMASTNERMKGVLDGFIKKRVKTDGSLFGITDLTKEGTFIAMKDILSQKNRPTAIIAFNDFVALDAMEYIQAFTSLKINKDIVIVSYANNPLLKYLKVFKPAASVEQFPYLQGEKATSILLDLINNGQKLDEKGNIILNQIIIDAELVDTSKSYASPAVAV
- a CDS encoding LysM peptidoglycan-binding domain-containing protein translates to MKKRFLALSFAVSLMSVLFAQEAPVKHKILAGETLSKLATKYETTVGDIMRFNGMNTNSKLVVGQEIKIPPAGVHIVASESNAVETSSAEKVANTAASDPNAGKTHTVIAGESLYKISKESKVSVDNLKKYNNLADNNIKVGQVLQLSAEPATVTDATTPTVSDNAQTTTETTTPVKASSPVKEPAATSSTTDNNQKVLSTETTQLAGNNGGAFGEMFGKDTEGRSLEQAQGLSKIFKSKSGWSDQKYYIMMNNVGPGSIVKVTYNGNSIFAKVLWNLIDTKENSGLKFRLSDAAAQALNITSDSFDLSVDYFE